A genomic stretch from Chromatiales bacterium 21-64-14 includes:
- a CDS encoding two-component system response regulator KdpE has product MVVEDEWEIRRFVKHALEGEGYRVFEADTMARGLIEASTHKPELIILDLGLPDGDGLDLIRSVRAWSGLFIVVLSARVDETDKVEALDLGANDYLGKPFGVTELLARVRAALRRQPQLSGPEARVEFGNVSVDLVARRILKSDVEVHLTQREYHLLLTLLGHPGRVLTHRQLLHDVWGPSYVEHSHYLRIYMGHLRHKLEDDPTRPRFFLTETGVGYRFLPDGS; this is encoded by the coding sequence CTGGTCGTAGAAGACGAATGGGAAATCCGGCGATTCGTGAAGCACGCTCTTGAGGGAGAAGGTTATCGCGTGTTCGAGGCCGACACCATGGCACGCGGTCTTATCGAAGCAAGTACCCACAAGCCTGAACTTATCATCCTTGATCTGGGGCTGCCCGACGGTGACGGTTTAGACCTCATCCGCAGTGTACGCGCCTGGAGCGGACTGTTCATCGTCGTCCTGTCCGCCCGCGTGGATGAGACCGACAAGGTGGAGGCGCTTGATCTCGGGGCCAACGACTATCTGGGCAAACCATTTGGCGTCACTGAACTGCTGGCCCGGGTGCGCGCCGCCCTGCGCCGCCAGCCGCAACTGAGCGGACCGGAGGCAAGGGTGGAGTTCGGCAATGTCAGCGTTGATCTGGTTGCCCGCCGTATCCTCAAGAGCGACGTAGAAGTCCATCTTACCCAGCGCGAATACCACCTGCTGCTCACACTGCTCGGTCATCCCGGGAGGGTGCTGACCCACCGCCAACTGCTACACGATGTGTGGGGGCCGTCCTATGTGGAGCACAGCCATTACCTGCGCATCTACATGGGCCACCTACGCCACAAGCTGGAAGACGACCCGACACGGCCGCGATTCTTTCTCACCGAGACGGGTGTGGGCTATCGTTTTTTACCCGATGGAAGCTAA